The following proteins are encoded in a genomic region of Paenibacillus sp. FSL H3-0469:
- a CDS encoding ABC transporter substrate-binding protein, which yields MNVFKRLSAVSLIAGLSVLTACGGNAAPGNASTADGAAAAVPAANAAPAGGAPVTIEFWYGLGGKLGENMESLIQKFNASQQEVVVKGIVQGDYTETEQKLQAAIAAGQVPAVVLSSNIAWARKGYYAPMDELIAKQPDFNKEDFVQTFLNQGQVDGKQYFLPMYGSTQVMYYRKDAFAKSGIDASQIKTWEDLAAAAKKMTVSEGGKTTFYGWEPMWGSGNMIDAALSKGGSILSEDGTRVTIDSPEWIDTWEFFRKSIHDDKIMRIHSGGQGWEYWYKTIDDVMKGQAAGYTGSSGDQGDLDFSVVSAMEQPGWAGAGEGKPVAGASMAGIPAQAGDAEKQAAMKWLTYFTSSENTAFWSIQTGYISVRQSALQDPAFVAFSESNPQIKIPLQQAAHASAPFQDPTGGKINDALKIAADKVQIENIPAADALKEAQQTAQAALDKLK from the coding sequence ATGAACGTATTCAAAAGGTTGTCCGCAGTATCCCTGATCGCCGGACTTTCCGTACTCACCGCTTGCGGCGGAAATGCCGCTCCCGGCAATGCATCCACTGCGGACGGCGCAGCCGCGGCAGTCCCTGCTGCCAATGCCGCTCCGGCAGGAGGCGCACCGGTCACGATTGAATTCTGGTATGGGCTCGGTGGCAAGCTGGGTGAAAATATGGAATCGCTCATTCAGAAATTCAACGCCTCCCAGCAGGAGGTTGTTGTCAAGGGGATCGTGCAGGGAGATTATACAGAGACCGAACAGAAGCTTCAGGCAGCGATTGCTGCCGGGCAGGTCCCGGCGGTGGTCCTCTCCTCCAACATCGCTTGGGCGCGCAAGGGTTATTACGCCCCGATGGATGAGCTGATTGCCAAGCAGCCGGACTTCAATAAAGAGGATTTCGTCCAGACCTTCCTGAATCAGGGCCAGGTGGACGGCAAGCAATATTTCCTCCCGATGTATGGATCGACCCAGGTGATGTACTACCGTAAGGATGCTTTTGCGAAAAGCGGCATAGATGCCAGCCAGATTAAGACCTGGGAAGACCTCGCTGCGGCCGCGAAAAAGATGACCGTCTCCGAAGGCGGCAAAACCACCTTCTACGGCTGGGAACCGATGTGGGGCTCCGGCAATATGATTGATGCCGCTCTCAGCAAAGGAGGCAGTATTCTTAGTGAGGACGGCACCAGGGTCACGATTGATTCCCCGGAGTGGATCGACACCTGGGAGTTCTTCCGTAAGTCGATTCATGACGACAAGATCATGCGCATCCACTCCGGCGGGCAAGGCTGGGAGTACTGGTACAAGACGATTGACGATGTGATGAAAGGCCAGGCGGCCGGATACACCGGCTCCAGCGGCGACCAGGGCGACCTTGATTTCAGCGTCGTCTCCGCTATGGAGCAACCGGGCTGGGCCGGAGCCGGCGAAGGCAAACCTGTCGCCGGGGCGAGTATGGCCGGTATTCCTGCCCAAGCCGGAGACGCCGAGAAGCAGGCAGCGATGAAATGGCTGACCTACTTTACAAGCTCCGAGAATACTGCGTTCTGGTCCATCCAGACCGGATATATTAGCGTCCGCCAGTCAGCGCTGCAAGATCCGGCCTTCGTCGCCTTCAGTGAGAGCAACCCGCAGATCAAGATTCCATTGCAGCAGGCGGCTCATGCTTCCGCTCCCTTCCAGGACCCGACAGGCGGCAAGATTAACGATGCGCTGAAGATCGCTGCGGATAAGGTACAGATTGAGAATATTCCGGCAGCCGACGCGCTGAAGGAAGCACAACAGACGGCTCAGGCCGCACTGGATAAGCTGAAATAG
- a CDS encoding HAD family hydrolase — protein MIELNTPQGDYPVSAILFDKDGTLLQFVSLWGSWGECFLDQFARGLEQRGLSFPEQHRSSLLGTVHDAAGKITDYDRNGPLAMGTMNDLYAILSWQGYTLGLSWAEAVELVDSCRNGADVMLEQSRPVRPLPGLVPFLDACAAQGIPMAVVTADETAAAESHLRWLGIRQYFTAVIGTDQVERGKPFPDMALLACGRLGVSPAEAAVIGDTNGDMRMAAAAGAAAAIGIAGGVTAGLTASAAAEGPAAHAGGIGQAASRVSAAADAAASGSGDAHGAADAGRSGLAAAMQAAGTLLPDADCVISSYSELSVRRMAR, from the coding sequence ATGATCGAGCTTAATACTCCGCAAGGAGACTATCCTGTATCGGCTATCCTGTTCGACAAGGATGGAACATTGCTGCAGTTCGTATCTCTCTGGGGAAGCTGGGGCGAGTGCTTCCTGGACCAGTTCGCCCGGGGGCTTGAACAGCGCGGCTTGAGCTTCCCTGAGCAGCACCGGTCCTCCCTGCTGGGAACGGTACATGATGCCGCAGGGAAGATCACCGATTACGACCGTAACGGCCCGCTCGCCATGGGCACGATGAACGATCTGTATGCCATTCTGTCCTGGCAGGGCTATACTCTTGGCCTATCCTGGGCCGAAGCGGTCGAACTGGTGGACTCCTGCCGGAATGGAGCGGATGTGATGCTGGAGCAGAGCCGTCCGGTCCGCCCGCTCCCCGGGCTGGTGCCCTTTCTGGACGCTTGCGCAGCCCAGGGCATACCTATGGCCGTAGTGACTGCCGATGAAACTGCGGCAGCAGAGAGTCATCTGCGATGGCTGGGCATCCGCCAGTATTTCACCGCCGTGATCGGCACCGATCAGGTGGAGCGGGGCAAACCCTTCCCCGACATGGCACTGCTTGCCTGCGGGCGGCTGGGGGTATCTCCGGCTGAAGCCGCCGTGATCGGCGATACGAACGGAGATATGCGGATGGCTGCGGCTGCGGGCGCTGCCGCAGCTATTGGGATTGCCGGCGGAGTCACCGCCGGGCTCACGGCTTCCGCTGCGGCGGAAGGACCGGCCGCACATGCGGGCGGGATCGGGCAGGCGGCGAGCCGGGTTAGCGCGGCGGCAGATGCTGCTGCAAGCGGGTCGGGTGATGCGCACGGAGCGGCTGATGCGGGCCGAAGCGGGCTGGCGGCAGCCATGCAGGCTGCCGGGACTCTTTTGCCGGATGCAGATTGTGTGATTTCGTCTTATTCGGAGCTTAGCGTACGAAGGATGGCACGATGA
- a CDS encoding multidrug efflux SMR transporter has translation MAWVFLALAIVFELSGTVSMKLSHGLTRPWPSVLMFLFYGISFTSLSIALTSIKVGVAYAVWSGAGILLISLAGVLFFEERLSGSSLLWVTVIVAGIVGLNISAKGH, from the coding sequence TTGGCCTGGGTATTTCTTGCCTTGGCTATTGTCTTCGAGCTGTCTGGAACGGTCTCCATGAAGCTGTCTCATGGCCTCACCCGGCCCTGGCCCTCTGTGCTAATGTTCCTGTTCTACGGGATCAGCTTCACCTCGCTGAGTATCGCACTCACCTCCATCAAGGTTGGAGTCGCTTATGCCGTATGGTCCGGTGCGGGTATCCTCTTGATTTCGCTGGCGGGGGTCTTATTTTTCGAAGAGCGGCTATCGGGTTCCTCCCTCCTGTGGGTAACTGTGATTGTAGCCGGAATTGTCGGATTGAACATTAGCGCCAAGGGGCATTAA
- a CDS encoding metallophosphoesterase, with protein sequence MNTSATTGVTEPLLTFQIITDTHVTADPEHEYNQNFGRALQDLALHAQGSSGIMHIGDITNNGFPEEYEEVQRILEQHQASLPQIRYTLGNHDVGLGHWESRLAMYTSRMGMPGPYHDHWIGGYHFIFLGTEEGLQTFCNLSDGQLQWLDRKLGERAPDKPEANSYLQPHTEQASLPDQPVFLFLHQPLKDTVAGSLESQEWYGVTQDQELRTILSRHPQTLLFTGHTHWELEVGNTMYPGNGQTATMFNAASVAYLWTDADEHKNGSQGYYIEVYADKVLVRGRDFTTGTWIEAAQYEVAYPVSALR encoded by the coding sequence ATGAATACATCCGCCACAACCGGCGTTACTGAACCGCTGTTGACGTTCCAGATTATTACCGACACCCATGTCACGGCTGATCCCGAGCATGAGTACAACCAGAACTTCGGACGGGCATTGCAGGATTTGGCCTTACACGCACAAGGCAGCAGCGGCATCATGCATATTGGAGATATTACGAACAATGGCTTCCCGGAGGAGTACGAGGAGGTCCAGCGTATTCTTGAACAGCATCAGGCTTCACTGCCGCAGATTCGTTACACCCTAGGCAACCATGACGTCGGCCTCGGCCACTGGGAATCCCGGCTTGCGATGTATACTTCCCGCATGGGCATGCCAGGTCCTTATCATGATCACTGGATCGGCGGGTATCATTTCATCTTCCTGGGTACTGAGGAAGGGCTGCAGACATTCTGCAATTTATCCGACGGGCAGCTCCAGTGGCTGGACCGGAAGCTTGGGGAACGCGCACCGGACAAACCAGAGGCTAACAGTTATTTGCAGCCGCACACGGAGCAGGCATCTCTGCCGGATCAGCCCGTCTTCCTCTTCCTGCACCAGCCGCTGAAGGATACAGTAGCCGGTTCACTGGAATCTCAGGAATGGTACGGAGTCACTCAGGATCAGGAGCTGCGTACTATTCTGTCGCGGCACCCGCAGACCCTGCTGTTCACCGGGCATACCCACTGGGAGCTGGAGGTCGGCAATACCATGTATCCCGGCAACGGACAGACAGCAACGATGTTCAATGCTGCTTCTGTAGCCTACCTCTGGACGGATGCGGATGAACACAAGAACGGCAGCCAGGGCTATTATATAGAAGTCTATGCTGATAAAGTGCTTGTGCGGGGACGGGATTTCACTACGGGCACCTGGATTGAAGCGGCGCAATATGAGGTAGCCTATCCCGTTAGCGCTCTACGGTAA
- a CDS encoding MetQ/NlpA family ABC transporter substrate-binding protein, with product MKRTGKRMTTTFALVLLVMTLALAGCGNNKEAEETPAATSTGPVKIKVASLIPPMTDILDIVKPILKEEGVDMEVVVLSDNVQPNEALANKEVDANFFQHVPYMEQFNASKGAKLVPVQPVYDAIYGGYSKRFKNIADLPEGATLVMANDPSNIGRSLQMFADAGLITLKDGIGIQATQADITANPKNYKFEEVDLLMLARMLDDADLVAMTPAYASPLGLTPKKDALITEREDSAFTITLVAREDNKDSEAIQKLAKAISGPEVKKFLEDNYADIALPAFK from the coding sequence ATGAAAAGAACAGGAAAAAGAATGACCACCACGTTTGCACTGGTACTGCTTGTAATGACGCTTGCACTTGCAGGCTGCGGCAACAACAAAGAAGCGGAAGAGACACCGGCGGCAACCAGCACCGGGCCTGTGAAGATCAAGGTAGCCTCGCTGATTCCGCCAATGACAGATATTCTCGATATCGTGAAGCCGATTCTGAAGGAAGAAGGCGTGGATATGGAGGTTGTCGTACTGTCCGATAACGTGCAGCCGAATGAAGCGCTGGCGAACAAAGAGGTGGACGCGAACTTCTTCCAGCATGTCCCTTACATGGAGCAGTTCAATGCCAGTAAAGGCGCAAAGCTGGTGCCCGTTCAGCCTGTGTATGATGCCATCTACGGCGGGTACTCCAAACGCTTCAAGAACATTGCCGATCTGCCGGAGGGGGCAACGCTCGTGATGGCGAATGATCCGTCCAACATTGGGCGCTCCCTGCAAATGTTCGCAGATGCCGGATTGATTACGCTGAAGGATGGCATAGGAATTCAGGCTACGCAAGCCGATATTACCGCCAATCCGAAGAACTATAAGTTCGAGGAGGTCGATCTGCTGATGCTGGCCCGGATGCTGGATGATGCGGATCTGGTAGCGATGACGCCGGCCTACGCGAGCCCGCTGGGTCTGACTCCGAAGAAGGATGCGCTGATCACCGAGCGTGAAGATTCAGCCTTCACCATTACCCTCGTTGCCCGTGAGGACAACAAGGATTCCGAGGCCATCCAGAAGCTGGCCAAGGCGATCAGCGGCCCGGAAGTGAAGAAGTTCCTGGAGGATAATTACGCGGACATTGCGCTGCCTGCTTTTAAATAG
- a CDS encoding methionine ABC transporter permease, whose amino-acid sequence MFESMLKYQDQMWQSIGETFVMVGISIGAALLLGLPLGTLLYFCRKGQLYENRGLSLVLNSIVNVVRSFPFLLLVVALIPFTRLVVGTAIGTLAATVPLSIVAIAYYSRLVEQSLLEVPRGTIEAALSMGASKPGMIFKFLYVEARSGLVLGLTASTISFISFSTVMGVVGGGGVGDFAIRYGYQRFETEVMIYAILVMIVLVQLIQFTGSTIARLLDKR is encoded by the coding sequence ATGTTTGAGAGCATGCTGAAATACCAGGATCAGATGTGGCAGTCTATTGGAGAGACCTTTGTCATGGTCGGTATTTCCATAGGCGCTGCGCTGCTGCTGGGCCTTCCGCTGGGGACGCTGCTGTATTTTTGCCGCAAAGGCCAGTTATATGAGAATAGAGGACTGTCTCTAGTGCTCAATAGCATCGTCAATGTCGTCCGTTCCTTTCCGTTCCTGCTGCTGGTGGTGGCGCTGATTCCGTTCACCCGTCTGGTTGTGGGTACGGCGATCGGTACACTGGCGGCCACGGTGCCGCTGTCCATCGTTGCCATTGCGTATTACTCACGGCTGGTGGAGCAGTCCCTGCTGGAGGTTCCGCGCGGAACGATTGAGGCGGCATTGTCGATGGGGGCCTCGAAGCCGGGAATGATCTTCAAGTTTCTCTATGTAGAGGCCCGTTCAGGGCTGGTGCTGGGACTTACTGCATCTACGATCAGCTTCATTTCTTTTTCAACCGTAATGGGGGTTGTCGGCGGCGGCGGCGTGGGCGATTTCGCCATCCGTTACGGGTATCAGCGCTTCGAGACTGAAGTGATGATCTACGCCATTCTTGTGATGATTGTACTGGTGCAGCTCATTCAATTCACGGGAAGCACGATAGCCAGACTGCTCGACAAACGCTAG
- a CDS encoding ATP-binding cassette domain-containing protein, which yields MLSLSQVSKSFTLKDGPYKAVDQVSLEVQAGAIHGIIGASGAGKSTLLRLINLLERPDAGMVTVDGQRLTELPDKELRRQRQRIGMIFQHFNLIGNATVSRNVAISLELAGVPRAGRMKRVEECLQFVGLADKAGQYPAQLSGGQRQRVAIARALANSPKLLLCDEPTSALDPGTTADILEVLRHINASMGVTIVIVTHELDVVRSICSEVSVMEGGRIVDSFSRGEGGFLPPGTHSGSFRERITGRTGAADV from the coding sequence ATTCTTTCGCTGAGTCAGGTTAGCAAGAGCTTCACTCTGAAGGATGGCCCTTATAAGGCTGTCGATCAGGTATCGCTTGAAGTGCAGGCGGGTGCCATTCACGGTATTATTGGCGCAAGCGGCGCGGGCAAATCCACGCTCCTGCGGCTGATCAATCTGCTGGAGCGGCCCGATGCAGGAATGGTTACGGTTGACGGGCAACGGCTTACGGAGCTGCCGGACAAGGAGCTGCGCCGGCAGCGGCAGAGAATCGGGATGATCTTTCAGCATTTCAATCTGATCGGCAATGCCACTGTCAGCCGGAATGTGGCGATCTCTCTTGAGCTTGCCGGAGTGCCGCGTGCAGGGCGGATGAAGCGGGTGGAGGAATGTCTGCAATTCGTCGGCCTGGCGGACAAAGCCGGGCAATATCCGGCCCAGCTCAGCGGCGGACAGCGTCAGCGGGTAGCGATTGCCCGCGCACTGGCTAACAGTCCGAAGCTGCTGCTGTGCGATGAGCCGACCTCTGCGCTTGATCCAGGCACCACGGCAGATATTCTGGAGGTGCTGCGCCATATCAATGCTTCCATGGGCGTAACGATTGTGATCGTTACCCATGAACTGGATGTCGTGCGGAGCATCTGTTCCGAGGTATCTGTCATGGAGGGCGGACGGATCGTAGATTCCTTCTCCCGTGGGGAGGGCGGCTTCCTTCCGCCGGGAACTCATTCAGGCTCCTTCCGGGAGCGGATCACCGGCAGAACGGGGGCCGCCGATGTTTGA
- a CDS encoding carbohydrate ABC transporter permease, which produces MADNRQITPGQQAGFTAKRNLGTGRLEPFLFTSFNTVFMVCLVVVTLYPFINTIAVSFNEGNDTIRGGIYLWPRQWTFQNYKAIFATGTIFDAFLISVARTVVSTLLNIFLTTMLAYTLSRREYVFRKFITVIFVLTMYFSAGLIPNYFLIKDLGMLNSFWVYVIPSMISAFNMIVIRTYIGTIPESLMESARIDGAGDFKIFMRVVFPLCKPVLATIALFVAVGAWNAWFDAFIYTSSKQHLSTLQYELMKLLSSTMNSNGNPTVTNGVGMDQNSARAMVTPISIRAAITVVASVPILLVYPFMQKYFVVGLNVGSVKE; this is translated from the coding sequence ATGGCGGATAACCGGCAGATTACCCCTGGGCAACAAGCAGGCTTTACGGCGAAAAGAAACCTGGGCACCGGCAGACTTGAACCGTTTTTGTTCACTTCCTTCAATACGGTCTTCATGGTCTGTCTGGTGGTTGTGACTTTATATCCATTCATCAATACGATTGCTGTTTCATTTAATGAAGGAAATGATACGATCCGCGGCGGCATTTACTTATGGCCAAGACAGTGGACCTTTCAGAATTACAAGGCGATTTTTGCCACCGGAACGATTTTTGATGCTTTCCTGATCTCAGTGGCCCGTACAGTGGTTTCTACATTGCTTAATATTTTTCTGACCACCATGCTGGCTTATACCTTAAGCCGCAGGGAGTATGTATTCCGTAAGTTTATTACGGTAATCTTCGTGCTGACGATGTATTTCAGCGCAGGTCTGATCCCGAACTACTTCCTGATTAAGGACCTGGGCATGTTGAACAGCTTCTGGGTCTACGTTATTCCATCGATGATCAGTGCATTTAACATGATCGTCATCCGCACCTACATCGGTACGATACCGGAGAGTCTGATGGAATCGGCCAGAATTGACGGCGCCGGGGATTTCAAAATCTTCATGCGGGTCGTCTTCCCGCTCTGTAAACCGGTGCTCGCGACGATTGCGCTGTTCGTGGCGGTCGGAGCCTGGAATGCCTGGTTCGACGCTTTCATCTACACCTCCTCCAAGCAACATCTCAGTACACTGCAGTATGAGCTGATGAAGCTGCTGTCTTCAACGATGAACTCCAACGGGAACCCTACCGTAACCAACGGGGTGGGGATGGATCAGAATTCAGCCCGGGCAATGGTCACGCCGATCTCGATCCGGGCAGCTATCACAGTAGTCGCCTCCGTACCTATACTGCTGGTGTATCCGTTCATGCAGAAGTATTTCGTAGTGGGTCTCAATGTCGGTAGTGTGAAGGAATAA
- a CDS encoding ABC transporter permease subunit codes for MDETLEIDTGVRRPKKNKRKKQPITWRVIKNQNQLIWMSVPLMLYIILFAYVPVWGWTMAFQNYRPAKSFGEQEWVGLKQFKFLFTDDNFIRVLRNTLAMGVINLILGFVTAIVLALLLNEIKKVFWKRTVQTISYLPHFLSWIIVTGIVATSLSINDGIVNIVLMKLHLIKEPILWLSEGKYFWGIVGASHVWKEVGWNTIIYLAAIASIDPALYEAAEIDGANRYKKMMHVTLPGIKATIVILMIMSIGHVLEAGFEVQYLLGNGLVVDWAETIDIFVLKYGLAQGNYSLATAGGIFKTVVSVTLLLMANGISKRLGEERLL; via the coding sequence ATGGATGAGACCTTAGAAATAGATACTGGCGTCCGGCGTCCGAAGAAGAACAAGAGGAAAAAGCAGCCGATTACCTGGCGCGTAATTAAGAATCAGAATCAGCTGATCTGGATGTCTGTGCCTTTAATGCTCTACATTATCCTTTTTGCCTACGTTCCTGTATGGGGCTGGACCATGGCGTTCCAGAACTACAGACCGGCCAAGTCCTTCGGCGAGCAGGAATGGGTGGGACTGAAGCAGTTCAAGTTTTTGTTCACCGATGATAACTTCATTCGTGTCCTGCGCAATACTCTGGCTATGGGGGTTATCAATCTGATCCTCGGCTTCGTGACAGCCATCGTGCTGGCGCTGCTGCTTAACGAGATTAAGAAAGTATTCTGGAAAAGAACCGTGCAGACGATCTCCTATCTGCCCCATTTCCTATCATGGATAATCGTTACCGGTATTGTGGCCACCTCGCTGTCCATCAATGACGGGATTGTAAATATCGTTCTGATGAAGCTGCATCTGATTAAAGAGCCGATTCTGTGGCTTAGTGAAGGCAAGTATTTCTGGGGAATCGTAGGGGCTTCGCATGTGTGGAAGGAAGTGGGCTGGAATACCATTATCTATCTGGCCGCCATCGCTTCCATTGACCCTGCCCTGTATGAGGCGGCGGAGATTGACGGTGCGAACCGTTACAAGAAAATGATGCATGTAACCCTGCCCGGGATCAAGGCAACCATTGTTATTCTGATGATTATGTCCATAGGACATGTGCTGGAAGCAGGCTTTGAAGTTCAGTACCTGCTCGGCAACGGACTGGTAGTAGACTGGGCCGAAACGATAGATATTTTCGTGCTTAAATACGGACTTGCACAAGGGAATTATTCACTCGCAACCGCTGGCGGGATTTTCAAAACGGTGGTCAGCGTGACATTGCTGCTTATGGCTAACGGGATTTCCAAGCGGCTTGGGGAAGAGAGGTTGTTATAA